A single genomic interval of Sceloporus undulatus isolate JIND9_A2432 ecotype Alabama chromosome 2, SceUnd_v1.1, whole genome shotgun sequence harbors:
- the LOC121924372 gene encoding uncharacterized protein LOC121924372 isoform X1, translated as MSGHGSCWLGLLGFEGPQYLVTQGWKTTALQEQNGKSRNLKCFLRCEHKNTQTMFSFFLDLRWAHLDLCQSIQASQFLFRGGDDPVPERDALQKCTTHLCHHRNGICLFSEFRERAMHCHQV; from the exons ATGTCTGGTCAtggatcatgctggctggggcttctgggatttgaaggaCCACAGTATCTTGTGACCCAAGGCTGGAAAACCACTGCACTGCAGGAACAGAATGGGAAGAGCAGAAATTTGAAATGCTTCCTTCGTTGTGAGCATAAAAACACCCAaaccatgttttctttcttcctagaCCTACGTTGGGCACATCTTGATCTGTGTCAATCCATTCAAGCCTCTCAgtttttattcagaggaggtgaTGATCCAGTACCAGAAAGGGATGCTCTCCAGAAATGCACC ACACATCTTTGCCATCACAGAAATGGCATATGCCTTTTCTCAGAGTTCAGAGAAAGAGCAATGCATTGTCATCAG GTCTAA